In Luteipulveratus mongoliensis, the DNA window TCAGGGTCTTGGAGGCCGTACGCCGGCACGGCACGCGGCTGCACCACATCTCGACCGACGAGGTCTACGGCGACCTCGCCCTGGACGATCCGTCGCGCTTCACCGAGGGCACACCGGTCAACCCGTCCAGCCCGTACTCCGCGACCAAGGCGAGCGCAGATCTGTTGGTACGAGCGTGGATCCGCTCGTTCGCCATTCCGGCGACCTTAAGCAGCTGCTCCAACAACTACGGCCCCCGGCAGCACGTCGAGAAGTTCATCCCGCGGCAGATCACCGGAATCCTCGACGGCGTCCGGCCCAAGCTGTACGGCGCCGGCACAAACGTGCGCGACTGGATTCACGTCGATGACCACAACGACGCCGTAATCGCGATCCTCGAGCAAGGGCGGCTCGGCGAGACCTACCTGATCGGCGCGGACGGCGAGACCAGCAACCGCGATGTCGTCGCACTGCTCCTGGACCTGATGGGCAAGCCCGCAGACTGGTTTGACCTCGTCAACGATCGGCCCGGTCACGACCTGCGCTACGCCATCGACTCCAGCAAGCTGCGGGCCGAGACGGACTGGCAGCCGCGCTACCGCGACCTGCGAGCGGGCCTCGCCGCGACGATCGACTGGTACCGCGAGCACGAGTCGTGGTGGCGCGACGCCAAGGTCGAGGCCGAGCGCATCTACTCCCGGCTCGGGCGCTGACCGTGCGCGTCTTGGTCGCCGGTGCCGGCGGGATGCTGGGCGCCGATCTGCTGCCTCTGGCCCAGGCTGCGAGGTGGGACGTGACCGCAGCCACGCGCGCTGAGCTCGACGTCACCGATCCGCTCGCTTGCCACGACGCGGTCGCCGGACACGACCTGGTCATCAACCTGGCGGCCTGGACCGCAGTCGATGATGCCGAGTCGCTTGAGCGAGAAGCCTTTGCTGTCAACGCAACTGGCGCTGCCAACCTCGCCCGGGCGGCATCGGCGGCTGGCGCTTCGATGCTGCAGGTCTCGACCGACTACGTCTTCGCCGGAGACGCAACCACCCCGTACGCCGAAGACGCATCCACCGGGCCGCGGTCGGCGTACGGCCGTACCAAGCTCGCGGGCGAGTGGGCCGTGCGCGCCCTGTGTCCGTCGAGCTGGATCGTGCGGACCGCCTGGCTGTACGGCGCCGGTGGGCCGAGCTTCGTGCGCACCGTCGCGCGCCTCGCCGGCGAGCGGGACCAGCTGAGCGTGGTGGACGACCAGCGCGGCCAGCCGACCTGGACTCGTGACCTCGCCGACGGGCTCGCCCGCCTCATCGACGCCCAGGCGCCGTACGGCATCTACCACGCCACGGCGTCCGGCGAGACGACCTGGTTCGCGCTGGCGCGAGCGCTCTTCGAGGAGCTCGGACTCGATCCGGCCCGGATCCAGCCGACGACCGCGGAGGCGTACCAACGCCCTGCGCCGCGACCGGCGTACAGCGTGCTCGGTCACGATGCGTGGACTGCGGCCGGTCTCGCACCGCTGCGCGACTGGCGCGAGGCGCTCGCGGAGGCCGTCCCTCAGGTCGTGACCGCCTCGACCGCGCCCTGATACCTCGACACTCGCCGAAGTGTCGTCATGTCATCGTGGCCGGGTGCGTAGCCCTTCAATGCAACCGTGGCTCCGAGTTGCCCTCGCGTTGTTCGCGGTCGGCTGGGGTGCGAATCACTTCGCGCCGCTCCTGCCCGTCTACCGCGCTGAGAACGGCCTCTCGGAGACCGTGGTCACCGCGATGTTCGCCGCCTATGTCCTCGGGTTGATCCCGGCGCTCCTCGTCGCGGCTGTGGTCGCGAACCGGTTCGGTCACCGAGTGATCGTGCGAGCGGTCGTGGTGGGAGCGGTCGCAGCGTCGGTATTGCTCGCCGTCGGTGGGTCGCAGACGTGGGTGTTGTTCGTCGGCCGGGTCCTCTACGGCGCCTGTATGGGCGCGGCCATGGCGCCAGGCACGACGTGGATCAAGGAGCTGTCCGCAGGCGCACCGACCGGCACCGGCGCTCGACGAGCCGCGATCGCGCTCTCCGCAGGCTTCGGCGGTGGACCGTTGATCTCCGGCGCCCTCGCCGAGTGGCTGCCCGCACCCAGGGTCCTGCCGTACGTCGTGCACGTCGCCCTGATGCTCGCGATCGGCGCGGTCGTGTGGCGTACGCCGGAGCCGGCTCTCCCCTCGACCGGCGCGAGCAGCGCCACACCCGACCCCGTCGTACGCCATCGGCACCCAGTCCTCACGGCCGGGTTCTGGGCGTGGATCGCGCCCGTCGCGCCGTGGGTGTTCACCTGTGCGACGGTCGGCATCGTGATCCTGCCGAGCCTGGTGCACGAGCAGACGGGTGAGCTGTCGATCGCCTTCACCGGGCTGATGGCCGGGCTCACCCTCGGGACGGGCGTGCTCGTCCAGCAGCCGGCGCGAGGCATCGAGGCGCGTCATCCGGGCCGCGTCAGCGTGATGGGGATGGGAGCAGCGCTCGCAGGTGTCCTGCTCACTACCCTCGTGACCCAGGTGCGGTCGCCGCTGCTCGCGATGGCCGGCGCCATCGTCCTGGGCTGTGGCTACGGGATGACACTGGTCGGCGGCCTGACGCGCGTCGAGCACACCGCTCGGCCACGTGAGCTCGCGCTGACCAACGCGGTGTTCTACAGCCTGACCTACCTGGGCTTCTTCGTGCCGACGGTCGCGTCCGCGCTCACCGACGTCTGGTCGCAGAGCACGATCCTGATCGGTCTGGCAGCACTCGCCGCACTGAGCGCTGCCGTCGCGGTCGCTGCCGCGGACCGACCTGCCCGGCGGGTTGTCACGCCGGAGCCGGTTGCCTGAGTCGCCGTTCGCCGTTCGCCGGGCGTGGGAGGCGGGAGACTGAGCCCGTGACCACTCGGCTGCCGTCGCCCTGTCTGGTGATCCTTGCCGGCCCGTCGGGGTCGGGGAAGTCCACGTGGGCAGCCGAGCACTTCGGCGGACACGCCATCGTCTCGAGTGATGCGTTGCGCGCGGTGGTGGGCACGGGGACGGACGACATCGCCGCCAGCACGGACGCGTTCGCGCTGCTGGACGAGATCGTCACCCGTCGGGTCGCGCGCGGTCTCACGACGGTCGTCGACACCACAGGCCTCGACGCCGACCGCCGCTCGCACTGGCGCTCAATGGCAGCTGACGCCGAAATGCCCTGTGTCGCAGTCGTATTCGACACCCCAGCGACGGAGTGCCGCGCCCGCAACCGGTCACGCCAACATCCGGTGCCGGCGAGTGCGCTCACGGCTCAGCTGCGCGCGTGGCCGGCCGTCCGGGACGCGCTCGCGGGCGAGGGCTACGCGCAGGTCCTGACGCCAGAGCCGGTACGCGTGGTCCGGGCTCAGTTCACCGATGCCGCCGAAGCCGTACAACGTCAGGCTGACCAACCGGTCGGCCTACGCTTCGGGCTGCATCTCTCGAGCTTTCCTGGTGGGGCGGCGAACCTGTCGGCTCAGCTGCGCGAGGTCGCAACCGACGCCGAGCGGGCCGGGTTCGACGCGATCTACGTGATGGACCACTTCCGGCAGATCCCACAGGTCGGTCGCGCCTGGGACGACTTCCTGGAGAGCTGGACGACGCTAGCCTGGCTAGCCGCCTGCACCGAGCGCGTCCGACTCGGCACGCTGGTCACCGGCGTGATGTACCGGAACGTGGGTCACCTCGCCAAGATCGTCGCCACGCTCGACGTGCTCAGCGGCGGCCGTGCGGTGTGCGGGCTGGGGCTCGGGTGGTTCGAGGCCGAGCACAAGGCGTACGGCTGGCCCTTCCCTTCTCGCAACGAGCGGTACGCCCTGCTCGAGGACGCGTTGCAGGCGCTCCCCGTGCTCTGGGGCCCGGGAGGCAAGCCGTTCCGTGGCCAGACGCTGAATCTGCCTGATACGTCTGGATATCCGCGTCCGCTCCAGGCGCACGTGCCCATCATCCTGGGAGGCGGCGGAGAGCGGCGTACGCTCCGGCTCGCCGCCCAGTACGCCGACACGGCCAACGTGCTCGGCGACGTGAGCACAGTCGCACGCAAGGCCAGGGTGCTCGCCGCGCACTGCGCCGAGTCGCGTCGGGAGGTGGAGCTCTCGCACCTGACCACGGCGCTCATCGGCCGCACGCCAGCCGAGCTCGACGATCTCATCGGCCGGCTGCGCCCACGCGGCGCCGATCCGGCACGCTTCGCCGCCGAGATGAACGCCGGCACGGTCGACGACCAGATCGGTCGGTGTCGACAGCTGGCCGATGCAGGCGTTCAGGAGGTCATCCTGCGCCTGCCCGACCTGCCGGACACCTCAGCCCTGGACCGCGCAGCCGACGTCATCGCCGCCTTCCGCTGACCTTCGCCGCCCTGGCCGCACCGGTTCGACGTGAGGAAGAGTGCGCTCCACCGCACCAACCCTCAAGTCGAGCGACGACGAAGGGCGGCCCTCCCTTTCGGGAGAGCCGCCCTTCGTCGTACGAGCAGTCAGACTCAGTTGTCGGTGAAACCGAGCGACGCGTCGTCCAGGCGGACGGCCTCGCCACTGCCCGGGCCGAAGACCGGGTAGTCGTAGGCCTGGTAGTCCGGCAGGGCGTACAGCGCAGCCTTGGCCTCCTCGGTGGGCTCGACCGTGACGTTGCGGTAGCGCGTCAGGCCGGTACCCGCCGGGATGAGCTTTCCGAGGATGACGTTCTCCTTGAGGCCGAGCAGCGGGTCGCTCTTGGCGTGCATAGCCGCCTCGGTGAGCACTCGCGTCGTCTCCTGGAACGATGCCGCCGACAGCCACGAGTCCGTGGCCAGCGACGCCTTGGTGATACCCATCAGCTCGGGACGACCCGAAGCCGGACGGCCACCCTCGGCCAGCGAACGGCGCGAGGAGTCCTCGAACCGGCCACGCTCGGCCAGCTCGCCCGGAAGCAGGTCGGTGTCACCCGCGTCGATGATCGTCACGCGACGCAGCATCTGCCGCACGATGACCTCGATGTGCTTGTCGTGGATCGACACACCCTGCTGGCGGTACACGCTCTGGACCTCGTCCACGAGGTGCTTCTGCACCTCGCGAGCACCCAGGATGCGCAGCACCTGCTTGGGGTCGATGGCACCCTGCACGAGCAGCGTGCCGACCTCGACGTGCTGGCCGTCCTCGATCAGCAGGCGCGCACGCTTGCTGACCGGGTACGCGTGCTCCTCGGAGCCGTCGTCCGGCGTGAGCAGGATGCGACGAGCCTTGTCCGTCTCCTCCAGCTGTACGCGACCGGTCGCCTCGGCGATCGGCGCAACACCCTTGGGAGTACGAGCCTCGAAGAGCTCCACCACACGCGGCAGACCCTGCGTGATGTCGTCACCAGCCGCACCACCGGTGTGGAAGGTACGCATCGTCAGCTGGGTGCCGGGCTCACCGATCGACTGAGCGGCGATGATGCCGACAGCCTCACCGATGTCGACCAGCAGACCGGTCGCCAGCGACCGTCCGTAGCACTTGGCACAGGTGCCGACGCGGGACTCACAGGTGAGGACCGAACGAACCTTGACTTCCTTCACGCCAGCGGCGAGGAGCTTGTCCAGGTTGACGTCACCCAGGTCAGCGCCACCCGTGGCCAGCACGGTGCCGTCGACCTCGACGTCCTGGGCGAGCGTACGGGCGTAGACCGAGGTCTCCACGTCGTCGTGCTCGACCAGCTCACCGGCCGCGTTGGTCTGCGCGATCGGCATCGTCAGACCGCGATCGGTGCCGCAGTCCTCCTCGCGGATGATGACGTCCTGCGACACGTCGACCAGACGACGGGTCAGGTAACCCGAGTCGGCCGTACGCAGCGCGGTGTCAGCCAGACCCTTACGAGCACCGTGCGTGGAGATGAAGAACTCCAGCACCGACAGGCCCTCGCGGAAGTTGGCCATGATCGGGCGCGGGATGATCTCGCCCTTCGGGTTGGCCATCAGACCACGCATACCCGCAAGCTGACGCAGCTGGAACCAGTTGCCTCGAGCACCCGACGCCACCATGCGGTAGATCGGGTTCTTCTTCGGGAAGTTGTTCTCCATCTCCTTGGAGACGTCGTTCGCAGCCTGCGTCCAGATCTCGATGAGCTCCTGACGACGCTCGTCGTCGGTGATCAGACCGCGGTCGTACTGCTGCTGGACCTTGTTGGCCTTGGCCTCGTAGCCCTCAAGGATCTCGCCCTTGCGACCCGGCATGACGACGTCACCGATGGCGACCGTGGTGCCCGAGCGCGTGGCCCAGTGGAACCCGGTCTCCTTGAGCGCGTCCAGCGAAGCCGCAACCTGCACCTTGCTGTAACGCTCGGCGAGGTCGTTGACGATGGCCGACAGCGTCTTCTTGTCGACCGGCTGGTTCACGTACGCGTAGTCCTCGGGCAGCGTGTCGTTGAAGATCGCGCGACCCAGCGTCGTCTCGACAAGAGCCTCATCGGCCATGCCGTTGTCGCCCAGCTCCACGCCCTCAGGAAGGGCGGCGGTGTCGGACGGCACGAAGTCACGCAGACGGATCTTGACCAGCGAGCCGAGCTCGATCTCACCCGCGTCGAACGCCATCCTTGCCTCGGCGACCGTGGAGAACAGGCGACCGGCGCCCTTGCCCTCGTCGATCGGCGAGGTGAGGTGGAACAGGCCGATGATCATGTCCTGGGTGGGCATGGTCACGGGGCGACCGTCGGCCGGCTTCAGGATGTTGTTCGAGGACAGCATCAGGATGCGCGCCTCGGCCTGTGCCTCTGCGGACAGCGGCACGTGCACGGCCATCTGGTCACCGTCGAAGTCAGCGTTGAACGCCGAGCAGACGAGCGGGTGGATCTGGATGGCCTTACCCTCGACCAGCTGCGGCTCGAAGGCCTGGATGCCCAGACGGTGCAGCGTGGGTGCACGGTTCAGCAGCACCGGGTGCTCGGTGATGACCTCTTCGAGGACGTCCCACACGACCGGACGGGCTCGCTCGACCATGCGCTTGGCCGACTTGATGTTCTGCGCGTGGTCCAGGTCGACCAGACGCTTCATCACGAACGGCTTGAAGAGCTCCAGCGCCATCTGCTTGGGCAGACCACACTGGTGCAGCTTCAGCTGCGGACCGACGACGATGACCGAACGGCCGGAGTAGTCGACGCGCTTACCGAGCAGGTTCTGACGGAAACGACCCTGCTTGCCCTTGAGCATGTCGGACAGCGACTTCAGCGGCCGGTTGCCCGGACCGGTGACCGGACGTCCACGACGGCCGTTGTCGAACAGCGAGTCGACGGCCTCCTGGAGCATCCGCTTCTCGTTGTTGACGATGATCTCCGGCGCACCGAGGTCGAGCAGACGCTTGAGTCGGTTGTTGCGGTTGATCACGCGGCGGTACAGGTCGTTGAGGTCGGAGGTCGCGAAGCGGCCACCATCCAGCTGCACCATCGGACGCAGGTCCGGCGGGATGACCGGGACGCAGTCCAGGACCATGCCCGTGGGGTGGTTCTTGGTGAGCTGGAAGGCCGTGACGACCTTCAGACGCTTCAGCGCACGGGTCTTCTTCTGGCCCTTGCCGGTCGCGATGATCTCGCGCAGGGTCTCGCCCTCGGCGTCCAGGTCGAAGGTCTCCAGGCGCTTCTGCAGTGCAGCGGCGCCCATGCCGCCCTCGAAGTACAGACCGAAACGGTCACGCATCTCGCGGTAGAGGACCTCATCGCCCTCGAGGTCCTGGACCTTGAGGTTCTTGAAGCGGTCCCAGACCTGCTCGAGGCGCTCGATCTGCTGATCGGCGCGCTTGCGCAGCTGGTTCATCTCGCGCTCGGCGGACTCGCGCACCTTGCGGCGGGCGTCAGCCTTGGCGCCCTCCTTCTCGAGCTCGGCCAAGTCAGCCTCGAGCTTGGAAGCGCGGGTGTTGATGTCGCCGTCGCGGCGGTTCTCGATCTCCTTCTTCTCGACCTCGATCTGCGCCTCGAGCGAGGGCAGGTCAGCGTGACGCTGGTCCTCGTCGACAGACGTGATCATGTAGGCCGCGAAGTAGATGACCTTCTCGAGGTCCTTCGGAGCCAGGTCGAGCAGGTAGCCGAGGCGGCTCGGGACACCCTTGAAGTACCAGATGTGCGTGACCGGAGCGGCGAGCTCGATGTGGCCCATCCGCTCACGACGCACGCTCGAGCGAGTGACCTCGACGCCACAACGCTCACAGATGATGCCCTTGAAGCGGACACGCTTGTACTTGCCGCAGTAGCACTCCCAGTCACGGGTCGGACCGAAGATCTTCTCGCAGAAGAGTCCGTCCTTCTCCGGCTTCAGGGTGCGGTAGTTGATGGTCTCGGGCTTCTTGACCTCGCCGTGGCTCCAGGTACGGATGTCCTCAGCGGTGGCCAGGCCAATGCGCAGCTCGTCGAAGAAGTTGACGTCCAGCACAGTTGCTGCCTTCCTTCGTTCTAAGTCTTAAGAGGTCTGAGAGTTGTTAAATGACAGTCTGTTTCGGTGCCGTACGCCGGAGCTGAGCCCCGGCGTACGGCACCGAAGGGATCAGACCTCTTCGACGCTGCTCGGCTCGCGCCGAGACAGGTCAATACCGAGCTCCTCCGCCGCGCGGAAGACCTCCTGGTCGGAGTCACGCAGGTCGATCGTCTGACCGTCGGAGCTGAGCACCTCGACGTTCAGACACAGCGACTGCATCTCCTTGATGAGCACCTTGAAGGACTCGGGAATGCCCGGCTCGGGGATGTTCTCGCCCTTGACGATGGCCTCGTAGACCTTCACGCGACCGTTGACGTCATCGGACTTGATGGTGAGCAGCTCCTGCAGCGCGTACGCCGCGCCGTATGCCTCGAGCGCCCACACCTCCATCTCACCGAATCGCTGACCACCGAACTGCGCCTTACCACCCAGCGGCTGCTGCGTGATCATGGAGTACGGACCGGTCGAGCGGGCGTGGATCTTGTCGTCGACCAGGTGGTGCAGCTTCAGGATGTACATGTAGCCCACGGCCACCGGCTCGGGGAACGGCTCGCCGGAGCGACCGTCGAAGAGCGGCGTCTTGCCGGAGCCATCCACCAGGCGCACACCGTCGCGCGTCGGAGTCGTCGAGTCGAGCAGACCCGTGATCTCGCTCTCGCGAGCACCGTCGAACACCGGCGAGGCGATCCGCGTGAACGGACCGGCCTGACGGGCGTCGGCGGGGATCTTCTCGGCCCACTCCGGCGTGCCCTCGATGTTCCAGCCACGCGAGGCGGCCCAGCCCATGTGCAGCTCGAGCACCTGGCCCGGGTTCATCCGGGAGGGAACACCCAGCGGGTTGAGCACGACGTCGACCGGCGTGCCGTCCTCGAGGAACGGCATGTCCTCCACCGGCAGGATCTTGGCGATGACGCCCTTGTTGCCGTGGCGGCCGGCGAGCTTGTCACCGTCGGTGATCTTGCGCTTGTTGGCGACGTAGACCCGGACCAGCTGGTTGACGCCCGGCGGGAGCTCGTCGCCCTCGTCGCGGTCGAACACCCGGACGCCGATGACCGTGCCGGTCTCGCCGTGCGGCACCTTCATCGAGGTGTCGCGGACCTCACGCGCCTTCTCACCGAAGATGGCGCGCAGCAGGCGCTCCTCCGGCGTCAGCTCGGTCTCACCCTTGGGCGTGACCTTGCCGACGAGCAGGTCGCCGTCACGAACCTCAGCACCGATGCGGATGATGCCGCGCTCGTCCAGGTCCGCGAGGACCTCCTCGGAGACGTTCGGGATGTCCCGAGTGATCTCCTCCGGACCGAGCTTGGTGTCGCGCGCATCGATCTCGTGCTCCTCGATGTGGATCGAGGACAGGACGTCGTCCTGCACGAGACGCTGGCTGAGGATGATGGCGTCCTCGTAGTTGTGGCCCTCCCACGGCATGAATGCCACGAGGAGGTTCTTGCCCAGCGCCATCTCGCCACCGTCGGTCGCAGGACCGTCGGCGATGAAGGTGCCGGCCTCGACGCGGTCACCCGCCTCCACGACGACCCGCTGGTTGTAGCAGGTGCCCTGGTTGGAGCGGGTGAACTTGGCGATGCGGTACGTCTGGCGCGTGCCGTCGTCGTTGGCGATCGTCACCAGGTCGGCCGAGACCTCCTCGACGACACCGGCCTTCGTGGCGCGAACCACGTCACCGGAGTCGAGCGCGGTGCGGTACTCGATGCCCGTGCCGACCAGCGGCGCCTCGGACTTGACCAGCGGGACAGCCTGACGCTGCATGTTGGCGCCCATGAGCGCACGGTTGGCGTCGTCGTGCTCCAG includes these proteins:
- a CDS encoding TIGR03560 family F420-dependent LLM class oxidoreductase, which produces MTTRLPSPCLVILAGPSGSGKSTWAAEHFGGHAIVSSDALRAVVGTGTDDIAASTDAFALLDEIVTRRVARGLTTVVDTTGLDADRRSHWRSMAADAEMPCVAVVFDTPATECRARNRSRQHPVPASALTAQLRAWPAVRDALAGEGYAQVLTPEPVRVVRAQFTDAAEAVQRQADQPVGLRFGLHLSSFPGGAANLSAQLREVATDAERAGFDAIYVMDHFRQIPQVGRAWDDFLESWTTLAWLAACTERVRLGTLVTGVMYRNVGHLAKIVATLDVLSGGRAVCGLGLGWFEAEHKAYGWPFPSRNERYALLEDALQALPVLWGPGGKPFRGQTLNLPDTSGYPRPLQAHVPIILGGGGERRTLRLAAQYADTANVLGDVSTVARKARVLAAHCAESRREVELSHLTTALIGRTPAELDDLIGRLRPRGADPARFAAEMNAGTVDDQIGRCRQLADAGVQEVILRLPDLPDTSALDRAADVIAAFR
- the rfbB gene encoding dTDP-glucose 4,6-dehydratase, giving the protein MRVLVTGGAGFIGSGFVLRASERRPDWQITVLDALTYAAHPASLDPVTDRVDLVKGSVTDPDLVDQLVAEHDVVVHFAAESHNDNSLDEPWPFVDTNVIGTFRVLEAVRRHGTRLHHISTDEVYGDLALDDPSRFTEGTPVNPSSPYSATKASADLLVRAWIRSFAIPATLSSCSNNYGPRQHVEKFIPRQITGILDGVRPKLYGAGTNVRDWIHVDDHNDAVIAILEQGRLGETYLIGADGETSNRDVVALLLDLMGKPADWFDLVNDRPGHDLRYAIDSSKLRAETDWQPRYRDLRAGLAATIDWYREHESWWRDAKVEAERIYSRLGR
- a CDS encoding DNA-directed RNA polymerase subunit beta', whose amino-acid sequence is MLDVNFFDELRIGLATAEDIRTWSHGEVKKPETINYRTLKPEKDGLFCEKIFGPTRDWECYCGKYKRVRFKGIICERCGVEVTRSSVRRERMGHIELAAPVTHIWYFKGVPSRLGYLLDLAPKDLEKVIYFAAYMITSVDEDQRHADLPSLEAQIEVEKKEIENRRDGDINTRASKLEADLAELEKEGAKADARRKVRESAEREMNQLRKRADQQIERLEQVWDRFKNLKVQDLEGDEVLYREMRDRFGLYFEGGMGAAALQKRLETFDLDAEGETLREIIATGKGQKKTRALKRLKVVTAFQLTKNHPTGMVLDCVPVIPPDLRPMVQLDGGRFATSDLNDLYRRVINRNNRLKRLLDLGAPEIIVNNEKRMLQEAVDSLFDNGRRGRPVTGPGNRPLKSLSDMLKGKQGRFRQNLLGKRVDYSGRSVIVVGPQLKLHQCGLPKQMALELFKPFVMKRLVDLDHAQNIKSAKRMVERARPVVWDVLEEVITEHPVLLNRAPTLHRLGIQAFEPQLVEGKAIQIHPLVCSAFNADFDGDQMAVHVPLSAEAQAEARILMLSSNNILKPADGRPVTMPTQDMIIGLFHLTSPIDEGKGAGRLFSTVAEARMAFDAGEIELGSLVKIRLRDFVPSDTAALPEGVELGDNGMADEALVETTLGRAIFNDTLPEDYAYVNQPVDKKTLSAIVNDLAERYSKVQVAASLDALKETGFHWATRSGTTVAIGDVVMPGRKGEILEGYEAKANKVQQQYDRGLITDDERRQELIEIWTQAANDVSKEMENNFPKKNPIYRMVASGARGNWFQLRQLAGMRGLMANPKGEIIPRPIMANFREGLSVLEFFISTHGARKGLADTALRTADSGYLTRRLVDVSQDVIIREEDCGTDRGLTMPIAQTNAAGELVEHDDVETSVYARTLAQDVEVDGTVLATGGADLGDVNLDKLLAAGVKEVKVRSVLTCESRVGTCAKCYGRSLATGLLVDIGEAVGIIAAQSIGEPGTQLTMRTFHTGGAAGDDITQGLPRVVELFEARTPKGVAPIAEATGRVQLEETDKARRILLTPDDGSEEHAYPVSKRARLLIEDGQHVEVGTLLVQGAIDPKQVLRILGAREVQKHLVDEVQSVYRQQGVSIHDKHIEVIVRQMLRRVTIIDAGDTDLLPGELAERGRFEDSSRRSLAEGGRPASGRPELMGITKASLATDSWLSAASFQETTRVLTEAAMHAKSDPLLGLKENVILGKLIPAGTGLTRYRNVTVEPTEEAKAALYALPDYQAYDYPVFGPGSGEAVRLDDASLGFTDN
- the rfbD gene encoding dTDP-4-dehydrorhamnose reductase, which translates into the protein MRVLVAGAGGMLGADLLPLAQAARWDVTAATRAELDVTDPLACHDAVAGHDLVINLAAWTAVDDAESLEREAFAVNATGAANLARAASAAGASMLQVSTDYVFAGDATTPYAEDASTGPRSAYGRTKLAGEWAVRALCPSSWIVRTAWLYGAGGPSFVRTVARLAGERDQLSVVDDQRGQPTWTRDLADGLARLIDAQAPYGIYHATASGETTWFALARALFEELGLDPARIQPTTAEAYQRPAPRPAYSVLGHDAWTAAGLAPLRDWREALAEAVPQVVTASTAP
- a CDS encoding MFS transporter, which produces MRSPSMQPWLRVALALFAVGWGANHFAPLLPVYRAENGLSETVVTAMFAAYVLGLIPALLVAAVVANRFGHRVIVRAVVVGAVAASVLLAVGGSQTWVLFVGRVLYGACMGAAMAPGTTWIKELSAGAPTGTGARRAAIALSAGFGGGPLISGALAEWLPAPRVLPYVVHVALMLAIGAVVWRTPEPALPSTGASSATPDPVVRHRHPVLTAGFWAWIAPVAPWVFTCATVGIVILPSLVHEQTGELSIAFTGLMAGLTLGTGVLVQQPARGIEARHPGRVSVMGMGAALAGVLLTTLVTQVRSPLLAMAGAIVLGCGYGMTLVGGLTRVEHTARPRELALTNAVFYSLTYLGFFVPTVASALTDVWSQSTILIGLAALAALSAAVAVAAADRPARRVVTPEPVA